A single window of Vidua chalybeata isolate OUT-0048 chromosome 7, bVidCha1 merged haplotype, whole genome shotgun sequence DNA harbors:
- the STAT1 gene encoding signal transducer and activator of transcription 1-alpha/beta, with protein sequence MSQWYQLQQLDSKFLEQVHQLYDDSFPMEIRQYLAQWLENQDWEHAANNVSFATLLFHDLLSQLDDQFSRFLIENNFLLQHNIRKSKRNLQDNFQEDPIHMAMIIHNCLKEERKILNCAQACNEMEVGSVQSTATGMPDKQKELDTNIRTLKSNVNDVEQDIKSLEDVQDEYDFKCKTLQNREHESSNMSQEEYKKEQLNLQHMFLSLDCRRKEVVNMIVKLLKSTEQIQAALINEELVEWKHRQQTACIGGPPNACLDQLQNWFTIVAESLQQVRQQLKKLEELEQKFTYDPDPITKNKQFLQDLTHKLFQQLIQSSFVVERQPCMPTHPQRPLVLKTGVQFTVKLRLLVKLQELNYNLKVKVLFDKDVTEKNSVKGFRKFNILGTNTKVMNMEESTNGSLAAEFRHLQLKEQKNTGSRTNEGPLIVTEELHSLSFETQLCQPGLVIDLETTSLPIVVISNVSQLPSGWASILWFNMLSTDPKNLSFFLNPPCAKWSKLSDVLSWQFSSVTKRGLNADQLSMLGEKLLGPTNGGSQDGLIPWTRFCKENINDKNFPFWLWIEGILELIKKHLLCLWNDGCIMGFISKERERALLKDQSPGTFLLRFSESSKEGAITFTWVEESQNEPQFHSVEPYTKKELSAVTFPDIIRNYKVMAAENIPENPLRFLYPNIPKDNAFGKYYSRPKEAPEPMDLDGPKGNGYIKTELISVSEVHPSRLQSPENLLPMSPEEFDEVSRMVGPAEIDTVMCTHIQL encoded by the exons ATGTCTCAGTGGTATCAACTACAGCAACTTGATTCCAAGTTTTTGGAGCAAGTTCACCAGCTATATGATGACAGCTTTCCTATGGAGATCAGGCAGTACCTGGCACAGTGGCTGGAAAACCAGGATTG GGAACATGCGGCCAACAATGTATCATTTGCTACACTGTTATTCCATGACCTGCTGTCACAGCTTGATGATCAGTTTAGTAGATTCTTGATAGAAAACAACTTTTTGCTGCAGCACAACATAAGGAAAAGCAAACGTAATCTTCAG GATAACTTCCAAGAAGACCCAATACACATGGCAATGATCATCCACAACTGTctgaaagaagagaggaaaatactGAACTGTGCCCAGGCATGCAATGAG ATGGAAGTAGGGAGTGTACAGAGCACTGCGACTGGGATGCCAGACAAGCAGAAGGAGCTTGATACCAATATTAGGACTTTAAAAAGCAATGTTAAT GATGTGGAGCAGGATATCAAGTCATTAGAGGATGTGCAAGATGAATATGACTTCAAATGTAAAACCCTGCAGAACAGAG AACACGAGTCCAGTAATATGTCTCAGGAGGAATACAAGAAAGAACAGCTAAATCTCCAGCACATGTTCTTATCACTGGACTGCAGGAGAAAG GAGGTGGTGAATATGATAGTGAAGCTGCTGAAGAGCACAGAGCAGATACAAGCTGCCCTTATTAATGAAGAGCTGGTGGAATGGAAGCACAGGCAACAGACAGCATGCATTGGTGGGCCACCCAACGCCTGCCTTGACCAGCTGCAGAACTG GTTCACTATTGTTGCTGAAAGTCTACAGCAAGTTCGCCAGCAGCTCAAGAAACTTGAGGAACTGGAACAGAAGTTTACCTATGACCCTGATCCCatcacaaaaaataaacaatttctgCAGGACCTAACACACAAGCTTTTCCAACAACTCATCCAAAG CTCCTTTGTGGTAGAGAGGCAGCCTTGCATGCCAACACATCCTCAGAGGCCACTAGTCCTGAAGACAGGAGTGCAGTTCACTGTGAAGCTGAG ATTGCTGGTGAAACTGCAGGAACTGAACTACAACTTGAAAGTGAAAGTTTTATTTGATAA aGATGTAACTGAGAAGAACTCGGTCAAAGG GTTCaggaaatttaatattttgggaACAAACACAAAAGTAATGAACATGGAAGAATCTACTAATGGAAGTCTAGCAGCAGAATTCAGGCACTTG CaactgaaagaacagaaaaacacaggaagCAGAACAAATGAG GGTCCTCTGATTGTAACAGAAGAGCTTCACTCTCTGAGTTTTGAgacacagctgtgccagcctggttTGGTAATAGACCTAGAG ACCACATCCCTTCCCATTGTTGTGATCTCAAATGTGAGCCAGCTTCCCAGTGGATGGGCTTCTATCTTGTGGTTCAACATGCTGTCTACTGATCCCAAG AACCTGTCCTTCTTTCTGAATCCACCTTGTGCAAAGTGGTCTAAGCTTTCTGACGTTCTGAGTTGGCAGTTTTCTTCTGTAACAAAGAGAGGACTAAATGCAGATCAGCTGAGCATGCTGGGAGAGAAGCTTCTTG GGCCAACAAATGGAGGATCTCAGGATGGCCTTATTCCTTGGACAAGATTCTGCAAG gaaaatataaatgatAAAAATTTCCCCTTTTGGCTGTGGATTGAGGGAATCCTGGAGCTTATTAAGAAACATCTCCTGTGTCTCTGGAATGATGG CTGCATCATGGGCTTCATCAGCAAAGAGAGAGAACGTGCTCTGCTGAAGGATCAGAGCCCAGGAACATTTTTATTGAGATTCAGTGAAAGCAGCAAAGAGGGAGCAATCACCTTTACTTGGGTAGAGGAATCTCAGAATG agccacagtTCCACTCAGTAGAGCCCTACACCAAGAAGGAGCTCTCTGCTGTGACCTTCCCCGACATCATCCGCAATTACAAAGTGATGGCAGCTGAAAACATCCCTGAGAACCCACTGCGATTCCTGTACCCCAATATCCCCAAAGACAATGCCTTTGGCAAATACTACTCCAGGCCTAAGGAGG CACCAGAGCCGATGGATTTGGATGGTCCCAAGGGAAATGGCTACATCAAGACCGAGTTAATCTCTGTATCTGAAGT CCACCCTTCCAGGCTGCAGTCTCCAGAAAACCTGCTGCCCATGTCTCCCGAGGAGTTTGACGAGGTGTCTCGGATGGTGGGCCCCGCAGAGATCGATACTGTG aTGTGTACACATATCCAGCTCTGA